From a region of the Panicum virgatum strain AP13 chromosome 2K, P.virgatum_v5, whole genome shotgun sequence genome:
- the LOC120695422 gene encoding transmembrane emp24 domain-containing protein p24beta2-like, with protein sequence RSRESLTRRSSVKETGAEVDFPDRVQGQLRTRLRPDPGLLPSTTAALPLAGVLSDLGLVGFLLLQLEAGRWGLSGGGASDRGCSWPLCLVALLRGAAAIRFVIDREECFSHNDDYEGDTVHVSFVVIKAETPWHYTQDGVDLVIKDPRGDQIHDCRDKISDKFEFIVHKRGVHRFCFTNKSPYHETVDFDVHIGHFSYFDQHAKDEHFGPLFEQIAKLDEALYNIQFEQHWLEAQTDRQAILNENMSRRAVHKALIESAGLVAASVVQVYLMRRLF encoded by the exons CGATCTCGCGAGTCACTTACAAGGAGGAGCTCCGTGAAGGAGACGGGGGCAGAGGTTGATTTCCCTGACAGAGTTCAAGGCCAGCTCCGAACCCGCCTCCGTCCAGATCCAGGCCTCCTCCCATCCACCACAGCCGCACTACCTCTCGCCGGCGTCCTCTCGGACTTGGGGTTGGTTGGCTTCCTTCTTCTTCAGCTG GAGGCCGGGCGATGGGGGTTGTCAGGAGGAGGAGCCTCGGATCGGGGGTGCTCTTGGCCCTTGTGCCTCGTGGCTCTCCTGCGCGGTGCCGCGGCCATCCGCTTCGTGATCGACAGGGAGGAGTGCTTCTCCCACAACGACGACTACGAAGGGGACACCGTCCACGTGTCCTTCGTCGTCATCAAGGCGGAGACGCCGTGGCATTACACCCAGGACGGCGTGGATCTTGTG ATTAAAGATCCTAGAGGTGATCAAATCCATGATTGTCGTGACAAGATTAGCGATAAGTTCGAATTCATAGTTCACAAGCGAGGTGTCCATCGCTTCTGCTTCACTAATAAGTCACCATATCATGAAACGGTGGACTTCGATGTGCATATTGGCCATTTTTCATATTTTGACCAGCATGCCAAAGATG AGCATTTTGGCCCTTTGTTTGAACAAATTGCGAAGTTGGATGAGGCCCTCTACAACATCCAGTTCGAACAGCACTGGTTAGAGGCCCAAACTGACCGCCAAGCAATAT TAAACGAGAACATGAGCAGGAGGGCAGTTCACAAGGCACTCATTGAATCAGCTGGCCTAGTTGCAGCCAGTGTTGTGCAGGTCTACCTAATGCGCCGCCTCTTCTAG